The genomic window TGGACCTCCTGTTCTTCCACGGCCTGGACACCTCCCAGACCGACTGGCCCAAGAGCAAGGAGCTGAAGGAGGCCGCGGAGGCCCTGAAGAAGACCGGCAAGGTGAAGTTCGTCGGCTTCTCGACCCACGACGCCAAGATCGCGGAGCAGATCCGGAACGCCGCCGAGGGCGGGTTCATCGACGTGATCATGCTCAAGTACACCCCCTGGCTGGACAGGGACGCCCCGCTCAACAAGGCCCTGGACGCCTGCCACGCCAAGGGCATCGGCCTGGTGTCGATGAAGCAGCTCGCCGGCCAGACCCAGTTCACGGCCGAACACGTCCCGTCAATCAAGGCGAAGGGGCTGACCCCGGCGCAGGGCCTGCTCCAGGCGATCTGGACCGACGAGCGGTTCTCCGCCTCGTGCGTGACCCTGCGGAACACCGAGCAGGTCGTCGAGAACGCCGACGCCGTCCGCCGCTTCGAGCCGCTGAAGCAGGCGGAGATCGACGAGCTCCGCGACGCGGTGCTCGCCTCGAACCCGACGATGTGCCCCGGCTGCGACGGCCGCTGCTCGCTGGCCGCCGGCACCGACGCGAAGCTCGGCGACCTCGCCCGCTTCTACACGTACCACGAGTCGCACGGCATGCGGTCCGTCGCCCGCGAGTCCTACGCCGAACTCGCCGAGGAGCACCGCGACTGGCGCGGGGCCGACCTCGCCGCCGCCCGCGAGGCCTGCCACCACAAGCTCGACTTCGCGCGGATCCTCCCCGAGGTCGACCGCCTGCTGGGCTGATGCCGCATCCCGGCCGGACGGGGCCGCCGCACCCCCCTCGCGGGGGCCGGCCCCGCCCGGCGTCGTCGCGGGGACCTGCACCCGAGGACCGAATCTCGTGGGAGCCGCCTCCGTGCGGCGACCGCGCGAGCCGTGGCCGGCGCGGTCGCCGCACGGAGGCGGCTCCCACGAGGACGCGGGCCGGCGTTGGCGCCCGCGGTCGCCGCACGGGGGCGGCTCCCACGGGAGGGGCCGCCGTCACGCGCGGGTCGATGGTGATTTGTTCTCGCGGGCCGCCGGCTTCAGGAGAGCAGCAGCTCCAGGTCCTCGCGCCCGAGGTCCCGGATGAGGCTGTTGTCCGCGGTGATGATGGCGTCGGCCAGGGCTCGCTTCTGGGCCTGGAGCTGGAGCACCTTATCCTCGACGGTATCCTTCGCGATGAGCCGGTAGGCGAACACCGGGCGGGTCTGGCCGATCCGGTGGGCTCGGTCGATCGCCTGGCTCTCCACCGCGGGGTTCCACCAGGGGTCGAGCAGGAAGATGTAGTCCGCGGCCGTCAGGTTCAGGCCCAGGCCGCCGGCCTTCAGGCTGATCAGGAAGACCTTGCAGTCGGGGTCCTCCTGGAACTGCTGCACCCGCGCCTGACGGTCGCGCGTGCGGCCGTCGAGGTAGGTGTAGGGGATCTTCTCCTCGTCCAGTCGCTGCTTGACGATCGCCAGCAGGCTCGTGAACTGCGAGAAGACCAGGGTCTTGTGCCCCTCGTCGAAGACCTCGCGCAGTTGCGGCACGAGCACGTCCAGCTTGGCGCTCGACTCGCCCGACCGCCCGGCCTTGTCGATCAGTCCGGGATGGCAGGCCGCCTGCCGCAGGCGCAGCAGCGCCTCGAGGATCTGGATCTTCGACTTCTTGATCCCGTCGCGCGCGACGAGCCCCAGCAGCGAGCTCCGGTAGTGCTCGCGGAGCTCGTCGTACAGCTTGCGCTGGGCGGGCTCCAGGTCGCAGTAGATCGTCTGCTCGGACTTCTCGGGCAGGTCCTTCGCGACCTGCGCCTTCGTGCGACGGAGGAGGAACGGCCGGAGGGCCCTGGCCAGGAGGGAGCGGGCCTCCTCGTCGGCCTTCCGGAGGCCGAGGCCGGCCTTGCCCAGCTCCGCGGCCTGGCCGAGCATGCCCGGGTTGAGGAACTCGAACAGGCTCCACAGCTCGCCCAGGTGGTTCTCGACGGGCGTGCCGCTGAGGGCCAGGCGGTGCTCCGCCCGGATCAGCCGGGCCGCCTTCGCCGACAGGCTGCTCGCGTTCTTGATCGCCTGGGCCTCGTCGAGGATGGCGTAGTCAAACGCGTAGTCCTTCAGGTCGACGATGTCCCTGCGGAGCGTGCCGTAGGTGGTCAGGACGACGTCGCAGTCGTCGAACCCTCCCCCGGGCTTGCCGCGGCCGATGCCGGTGTGGTCGAGGACGCGGAGCTCCGGCGCGAAGCGCGCGGCCTCCTCCTTCCAGTTGAAGATCAGCGACCGCGGCGCCACGACGAGCGACGGCGGCGGCCTGCGGCCCTTCCTGCGGGCGGCCCGCAACTCGCGGCGGGCCTCCAGCAGGGCGAGCACCTGGACGGTCTTGCCCAGCCCCATGTCGTCGGCCAGGCAGCCGCCGAAGCCGAACTCGCGGAGGAAGTGGAGCCAGCCGAGGCCGTCGCGCTGATAGCCGCGGAGCTCGCCCCGGAACCCCTCCGGCGGGTCCGCGGGCGCCACGCCCTGGAACTGCCGCAGCCGCTCGCGGGCCCGCTCGAACCGCTCGTCGAATCGGGCCTCGGGCTGCTCGGCCAGCAGGGCGTCGAGCAGGCCGACCTGCGTCCGCCGGAACTGGAGATGGTCCCCCTCCGGCGTGCCCAGCCCGGCCAGCGGCGCGTACTTCTTCAGCCACTCCTCCGGCAGCAGGCCGAAGCTGCCGTCGCCCAGCGGCACGAGGTCCTCGCCGCGCCGGAGGGCCGCGAGCAGGGCGGGGAGCGGCACCTCCTGGTCGCCGAAGGTCACCCCGCCGTGCAGCTCGAACCAGTCGATCCCGGACGTCACCTCGATCCGGAAGTCGCCCGCCTGGCGGTACAGCTTCCCCTCGGCCTCGACGCGCCAGCCCTCCTTCAGGAGGGCCGCCGCGGCCTTGGGCAGGTTGCGCGCGGGCATCTCCAGGGCCTCGCCCTGGCGGTAGTAGTCGATCCTGCGGTGGAAGCCCACCTCCTCGAGCCTGGCGTCGAAGGACCGCTCGGCCGCCGGGTCGCGCAGCAGCAGCCGGCGCGCCTCGGGCTCGAAGACGCTCCGGGCCGGGCTCCGCGCGGGCACGACGTGGCCGCCGTAGTCGAAGGAGAGCTCGCCCACGACCCAGCTCGGATCCCGGTCGGACATCCGGCCCCGGTCGTCGCGGCGCTTGATCGTCAGGCAGGGCCGCGGCGCCGGAGTCACTTCCTCGTAGTGCAGGTCCTCCGGCAGGTCGAGCCGGGGCAGGTCCGGCATCCGGAGCAATTCCTCCAGGAATTCCTGCTCCTGCCCGGCCGGGACGCGCACCCCGCCCTGCTGCCGCAGCATCGTGATCCACGGGAAGGCGTCGAAGTCCCGGAGCGGCGCGACGCGGTCCTCCCAGAAGACGAGCCCGCCGCTCAGCAGCAGGTGGGGGGCCCGCAGCGGCAGTCGCTCCTCGCCGCGCCGGAGCTCGCCGGCGATCGCGTAGGCCTTGCCGGCGCCGTCCGGGGCCGCCTTCAGCCAGAACTCCCAGGGGCCGGCGTCATCCCAGCGGAGCGGCCGCATCGAGGGCTCCGCCTCCGATTCCCGCAGCAGGCACCGGCCCGTGGCGCAGAGCCTCGGCAGCAGCGCCTCGCTGAGCGCGTGCGGGAGGAGGAAGCGGGACGGCGCGCTGTCGTAGTAGCCGTAGCTGGTGTAATAGCTGTTCACCTGCTCGCGCCCGCCGGCCAGGATGGACAGCGCCTGGCGATCGTCGGGGTCCGGCAGTTGAGCGATCTCGCCCAGGCCGAAGCGCCGGCCCGAGGGCTTGCTCCATTCGCCGTCCTTCTTGCGACGGCGCGTCGCCACCTCGAGCACCAGCCCGCCGCCGGCCAGGGACGCCGGCACGTCCGCGACATAGACGATCTCGTGCCCGGGGGCCAGGGTCGCCTGGCGGATCGCCGGCGCCCGATCCCTCGGCGATCGCAGGCGAGATAAGGCCTGCTTCCATGCCTGGGCCGCCCGCCGAGGTTGGCCGGGCCGGGATTTCGAACGGGCGCGCCTGGCCCGCGGGCGGGGCCTCGGGGCCGGTCCCGGGGGCTCGCCCCAATCCTCGTCCTCGAAGATGTCCTCGACGTCCGGGGCGGCCAGCTTCAGCCCCCGCGCCCGCTGCCTGCCGTCTCCCCGGAGATGCCCCTCGCCATCCGCGGCGAGGAGGGCGGCCCAGATGTGCTTGCAGACCTCGAGGTCATCCTCGCAGTACGGGCACGAGCACCAGGCCTCTATCGCGTCGCCTTCGCGGGAGAGGCTCACCTCGTACGGCCGGCTTCCCCGGACGGTCGCGTCCACGTGCCACGCGTCGCCGTCGACGACGGTCACCTTCCGCGAGAGGAAGTCGTCGCAGCCGAGCTCGCGCGTCCTCCTCGAAGCGTGATCTTGCAGGTCCGCGGACAGCACGGTGCACTTCTCTGGGCCGGGTTGGGATTCCTCGCCTGATCATTATTGTACGGGAGGCGAGGGCCGTCGCACCACGCCGGCCTGCCCTGCCCGCGGGGGAGGGCGCCGTGGACCTCGTCGGGGGGGAGGCCCTCGCGGATCGGCCTGGGCTCGGCCCCCGGCGAGGCTCCCCGGCCTTGGCGCGGAGTTTGCTATAACCACGACGCACGGGTGAGGAAAGCGCTGGTAAAATGATCGGGGCCGCGGTCGTCGCTTGCGGGGGCGGGAGGCCCGTCGCGACGGCGGGCGGCCCTTCCCCTCGACGAGCCGGCCGGAGGGGAGTCGATGCGGCCCGGGCCGGTCCCGCCAGCGAGAGGATGCCTCCATGACGAGCACCGAGCCCCCGAACGCTCCGCCCCTCTCCTCGACCGGCGTCTCCGGCCTGGATGACGTCCTGGGCGGCGGCCTGACCCCGTACCGGCTCTATCTGGTCGAAGGGAATCCGGGATCCGGCAAGACGACGCTGGCGCTGCAGTACCTCCTGGAAGGCCTCCGGCGCCGCGAGCGGGGGGTGTACGTCACGCTCTCCGAGACGGAGCATGAGCTCCGGGCCATCGCGGCGTCCCACGGCTGGTCGCTCGACGGCCTGGAGATCGTGGAGCTGGTGGCCGGGGAGCAGGAGCTGGAGCCGGACAACCAGTACACGATGTTCCAGCCCGCGGAGGTCCAGCTCGGGGAGACGACCCGGACCATCCTCGCCCAGGTCGAGCGGGTCCGGGCGAAGCGGGTGGTGATCGATTCCCTGTCCGAGCTGCGGCTGCTGGCCCAGAGCCCCCTGAGATACCGGCGTCAGATCCTGGCGCTGAAGCAATTCTTCACGGGGCGGGAATGCACGGTGCTGCTGCTGGACGACCGGACGTCGGAGGCGGACGACCTCCAGCTCCAGAGCATCGCCCACGGCGTGATCAGCCTGGAGCACCTCTCGCCGGAATACGGGGCCGAGCGTCGCCGGCTGCGGGTCATGAAGCTCCGCGGGCAGAGGTTCCGGGGCGGATTCCACGACTTCAACCTGGCCACCGGCGGCCTGGAGGTCTTCCCGCGGCTGGTCGCGGCCGAGCACGCGGAGCTGCGGGAGAGGTCCGCGCTCCGGGGTGACGTCGCCGGGCTGGACGAGATGCTGGGCGGGGGCATCGAGCTCGGGACGAGCAGCCTGCTCGTCGGCCCCGCCGGCAGCGGCAAGTCGTCGGTGGCGATCAGCTACGCCGTCTCCGCGGCGAATCAGGGGATGCGGGCGGCGCTGTTCATCTTCGACGAGCGGTTCGAGGTCCTGATCCGGCGGGCCGAGGGCCTCGGCCTGGACCTCCGGCCGCACCTCGATTCCGGCCTGCTGACGATCCAGCAGGTGGACCCGGCGGAGCTCTCCCCCGGGGAGCTCGGCCACATCGTCCGGGCGGCGGTGGAGGGGACCGACGGCCGCCCGCCGGCGCGGGTGATCGTGATCGACAGCCTCAACGGCTACCTGCATGCCATGCCGGAGGAACGCTTCCTCACCGTCCAGCTCCACGAGCTGCTGACCTTCCTGGGGCACAAGGGGGTGGCGACCTTCCTCGTCCTCGCCCAGCACGGCATGATCGGCCAGATGCAGTCGCCCATCGACACGACCTACCTGGCGGACACCGTCATCCTCTTCCGGTACTTCGAGGCCGCGGGCCTCATCCGCCAGGCCATCTCGGTGGTGAAGAAGCGGAGCGGCAAGCACGAGCGGG from Aquisphaera giovannonii includes these protein-coding regions:
- a CDS encoding aldo/keto reductase; translation: MSEGQSHPIDRRQFLQASAAATAAVASAGLVAGDASAQEAKANPAGTTLKTRKLGKTGVEVTLLNHGTVGEPAGLARLLRTSYREGVRYYDTAEGYKNSEKVIGDWLAAEPEVRKSIFLATKSHVRTPSDMLKKLDQRLALLKTDYVDLLFFHGLDTSQTDWPKSKELKEAAEALKKTGKVKFVGFSTHDAKIAEQIRNAAEGGFIDVIMLKYTPWLDRDAPLNKALDACHAKGIGLVSMKQLAGQTQFTAEHVPSIKAKGLTPAQGLLQAIWTDERFSASCVTLRNTEQVVENADAVRRFEPLKQAEIDELRDAVLASNPTMCPGCDGRCSLAAGTDAKLGDLARFYTYHESHGMRSVARESYAELAEEHRDWRGADLAAAREACHHKLDFARILPEVDRLLG
- a CDS encoding DEAD/DEAH box helicase; the protein is MLSADLQDHASRRTRELGCDDFLSRKVTVVDGDAWHVDATVRGSRPYEVSLSREGDAIEAWCSCPYCEDDLEVCKHIWAALLAADGEGHLRGDGRQRARGLKLAAPDVEDIFEDEDWGEPPGPAPRPRPRARRARSKSRPGQPRRAAQAWKQALSRLRSPRDRAPAIRQATLAPGHEIVYVADVPASLAGGGLVLEVATRRRKKDGEWSKPSGRRFGLGEIAQLPDPDDRQALSILAGGREQVNSYYTSYGYYDSAPSRFLLPHALSEALLPRLCATGRCLLRESEAEPSMRPLRWDDAGPWEFWLKAAPDGAGKAYAIAGELRRGEERLPLRAPHLLLSGGLVFWEDRVAPLRDFDAFPWITMLRQQGGVRVPAGQEQEFLEELLRMPDLPRLDLPEDLHYEEVTPAPRPCLTIKRRDDRGRMSDRDPSWVVGELSFDYGGHVVPARSPARSVFEPEARRLLLRDPAAERSFDARLEEVGFHRRIDYYRQGEALEMPARNLPKAAAALLKEGWRVEAEGKLYRQAGDFRIEVTSGIDWFELHGGVTFGDQEVPLPALLAALRRGEDLVPLGDGSFGLLPEEWLKKYAPLAGLGTPEGDHLQFRRTQVGLLDALLAEQPEARFDERFERARERLRQFQGVAPADPPEGFRGELRGYQRDGLGWLHFLREFGFGGCLADDMGLGKTVQVLALLEARRELRAARRKGRRPPPSLVVAPRSLIFNWKEEAARFAPELRVLDHTGIGRGKPGGGFDDCDVVLTTYGTLRRDIVDLKDYAFDYAILDEAQAIKNASSLSAKAARLIRAEHRLALSGTPVENHLGELWSLFEFLNPGMLGQAAELGKAGLGLRKADEEARSLLARALRPFLLRRTKAQVAKDLPEKSEQTIYCDLEPAQRKLYDELREHYRSSLLGLVARDGIKKSKIQILEALLRLRQAACHPGLIDKAGRSGESSAKLDVLVPQLREVFDEGHKTLVFSQFTSLLAIVKQRLDEEKIPYTYLDGRTRDRQARVQQFQEDPDCKVFLISLKAGGLGLNLTAADYIFLLDPWWNPAVESQAIDRAHRIGQTRPVFAYRLIAKDTVEDKVLQLQAQKRALADAIITADNSLIRDLGREDLELLLS
- a CDS encoding ATPase domain-containing protein; protein product: MTSTEPPNAPPLSSTGVSGLDDVLGGGLTPYRLYLVEGNPGSGKTTLALQYLLEGLRRRERGVYVTLSETEHELRAIAASHGWSLDGLEIVELVAGEQELEPDNQYTMFQPAEVQLGETTRTILAQVERVRAKRVVIDSLSELRLLAQSPLRYRRQILALKQFFTGRECTVLLLDDRTSEADDLQLQSIAHGVISLEHLSPEYGAERRRLRVMKLRGQRFRGGFHDFNLATGGLEVFPRLVAAEHAELRERSALRGDVAGLDEMLGGGIELGTSSLLVGPAGSGKSSVAISYAVSAANQGMRAALFIFDERFEVLIRRAEGLGLDLRPHLDSGLLTIQQVDPAELSPGELGHIVRAAVEGTDGRPPARVIVIDSLNGYLHAMPEERFLTVQLHELLTFLGHKGVATFLVLAQHGMIGQMQSPIDTTYLADTVILFRYFEAAGLIRQAISVVKKRSGKHERAIRELRLDGRIVVGEPLTGFQGVLTGTPVYKGESGMLMGSNDA